The Prevotella sp. E9-3 genome has a window encoding:
- a CDS encoding glycoside hydrolase family 43 protein, which produces MKHHKTLLRLLVLFITSCFATAICAQFKNGQLWLATDGEHINAHGGNIIFHEGTYYWYGEHRPYRGFTTEKGIAVYSSADLQQWKNEGIALSVSEENGHDIERGCIMERPKVIYNKVTRKFVMLFHLELKGRGYEAARVAFAESDSPTGPFRYLRSTRLHAGKWPFNMNQQQIAAAKNTDASKWDKWWTPEWRKEVEKGMYLWRDMNSGQMSRDMTVYIDDDGRAYHLTSSQENLTLLISELTNDYLDYTGRYVMVAPGGQNEAPCIFKHDGRYWLICSGCTGWAPNEARLFTADNIWGPWHQLPSPFMGVATGYHDMPADKTFGAQGTYIMKTGKEFVFMADIWNPRHLSQSLHLWLPISFNEKELPVIKWTDNVPNEAEL; this is translated from the coding sequence ATGAAACATCACAAAACATTACTACGACTTCTCGTCCTCTTTATCACATCGTGTTTTGCAACAGCCATCTGTGCTCAGTTCAAGAACGGCCAACTTTGGCTTGCTACAGACGGGGAGCATATCAACGCCCACGGCGGAAACATCATTTTCCACGAAGGTACTTACTATTGGTACGGTGAGCATCGCCCTTATCGCGGATTCACCACAGAGAAAGGTATTGCCGTTTATTCATCCGCCGACCTTCAACAATGGAAAAACGAAGGCATCGCTCTAAGCGTAAGTGAAGAAAACGGGCACGACATTGAGCGCGGATGTATTATGGAGCGACCAAAGGTGATATACAACAAGGTGACGCGAAAATTTGTGATGCTTTTTCATTTAGAGCTGAAAGGACGCGGCTATGAAGCCGCCCGAGTGGCCTTTGCTGAGAGCGACTCGCCTACTGGTCCGTTCCGATACCTGAGAAGTACTCGCTTGCACGCAGGGAAATGGCCTTTCAACATGAATCAGCAGCAGATAGCTGCCGCAAAAAATACTGATGCCTCCAAATGGGACAAGTGGTGGACACCTGAATGGCGCAAAGAGGTAGAGAAAGGCATGTACCTGTGGCGCGATATGAATAGCGGACAAATGAGTCGCGACATGACGGTCTATATCGATGATGACGGACGTGCCTATCACCTCACCTCATCGCAAGAAAACCTTACACTTCTCATCAGTGAACTGACAAACGACTATCTTGATTACACGGGGCGATATGTAATGGTGGCACCAGGCGGACAAAACGAAGCGCCTTGTATCTTCAAGCACGACGGGCGCTACTGGCTCATCTGTTCGGGATGCACCGGTTGGGCTCCAAACGAAGCGCGTTTGTTTACAGCCGACAACATCTGGGGGCCTTGGCACCAACTGCCCTCCCCTTTCATGGGTGTGGCTACAGGCTATCACGACATGCCTGCCGACAAAACTTTCGGTGCACAGGGCACCTATATCATGAAAACAGGAAAAGAGTTCGTGTTCATGGCTGATATCTGGAATCCGCGCCATCTGTCACAGAGTCTTCACCTTTGGTTGCCTATCAGTTTCAACGAAAAAGAATTACCGGTTATAAAATGGACTGATAATGTCCCAAATGAAGCAGAACTGTAA
- a CDS encoding Dabb family protein — translation MVKHIILWTLRPELSEEEKQTVKAGIKAGLEGLVGKVPGLLEVKVNIDGRLASSNADVMLDSTLESEEALKGYAVHPEHVAVANNKVRPYTVSRSCLDFEI, via the coding sequence ATGGTAAAACATATAATTCTTTGGACATTGCGTCCTGAACTCTCAGAAGAAGAGAAACAGACGGTAAAGGCTGGCATCAAAGCCGGTTTGGAAGGCTTGGTTGGCAAAGTGCCAGGCTTGTTGGAGGTGAAAGTGAATATTGACGGTCGCCTCGCTTCTTCAAATGCCGACGTGATGCTTGATTCCACCCTTGAATCGGAAGAGGCCCTAAAAGGTTATGCCGTACATCCAGAGCATGTAGCCGTAGCCAATAACAAGGTGCGCCCTTATACAGTAAGTCGTTCATGTCTTGATTTTGAAATCTGA
- the dnaE gene encoding DNA polymerase III subunit alpha, with protein sequence MEDFIHLHVHTYYSILDGQSKIKDLVNKAIGDGMRGMAITDHGDMFGIKEFHDIVMGVNKGRKKEGLDPFIPIFGCEMYVARNGPKEQKNGKQDQSGYHLIVLAKNYKGYKNLIKLVSNSWVDGYYMRPRTDRADLEKYHEGLIVCSACIAGEVPKKILNGDIAGAREAIEWYHNLFGDDYYLELQRHEVKDPTIRANRETFPLQQQANKVLIELAHEYGIKLICSNDVHFVEQENAEAHDHLLCLSTGKDLDDPTRMLYSKQEWFKTKAEMNEIFSDVPEALSNTLEILDKIEIYSIDHDPIMPFFPIPESFGTEEEWRKRITEEQLYEEFTRDENGQNPMPREEGEKKINKLGGYDKLYRIKFEADYLAELAYRGAKQRYSPDEEIKLEQVKVETENPDASFFVLRSSLPKDVDDRIRFELHIMKTMGFPGYFLIVQDFINSARDELDVWVGPGRGSAAGSVVAYCLGITKIDPLKYDLLFERFLNPDRISLPDIDTDFDDDGRGKVLKWVMDKYGHENCAHIITYASMATKNSIKDVARVEKLPLAQSNALCKAIPDRLPDGLKMNLSNAIKCTPELREAEASNDPVLANTIKYAKMLEGTVRGTGIHACGFIICRDPISDWVPVSTADDPDFKDTKTNCTQYDGHVIESTGLIKMDFLGLKTLSELKEACANIKLTRGIDVDLDHIPIDDPKTYELYQQGRTIGTFQFESAGMQKYLRELHPTVFEDLIAMNALYRPGPMDYIPQFIARKNGREEITYPIPCMEKYLKDTYGITVYQEQVMLLSRQLADFTRGESDALRKAMGKKKIEIVNAMKPKFIEGGKKNGHDPKILEQIWADWEKFASYAFNKSHAACYSWVAYQTAYIKANYPAEYMAAIMTRRRDQITEITKLMDECKQMGIATLGPDVNESYLKFGVNHKGEIRFGLAAIKGMGDSVAEAIINERNQNGPFTSIFNFAERVSLSVNRKAFESLALSGGFDSFGIRREVFFAENSKGETFLDSLVRYGQNYAQAKNEAVNSLFGGFDSVEIATPPIPKTDERWSDIERLNKERDLVGIYLSAHPLDEYKIVLDNLCNARCDELADRGAALKDREEITLGGIVTSVQTRFGKDNKPWGIITLEDFNGSGELVFFGDDWVNMNGKFIEGAAVYVTGKMQSRFYNSDQKSLKVTNVELLQTVKEKAIDRITISMNTDTLDDSIVTELTELISEHPGKTKLFFQLRDSSGKRHVLLRSQKMMVDVRHSLIDYIERTESLDYKIN encoded by the coding sequence ATGGAAGACTTTATTCATCTGCACGTACATACTTATTATTCCATCCTTGACGGACAATCGAAAATCAAGGACCTTGTGAACAAAGCCATTGGTGATGGCATGCGCGGCATGGCCATTACCGATCACGGCGATATGTTTGGCATCAAGGAATTTCACGATATCGTGATGGGTGTAAACAAAGGCCGTAAAAAAGAGGGCCTGGACCCCTTTATACCGATCTTCGGTTGTGAGATGTATGTAGCCCGAAATGGTCCAAAGGAACAAAAGAATGGCAAGCAGGACCAGAGCGGCTATCACCTGATTGTGCTGGCCAAGAACTATAAAGGCTATAAGAACCTTATCAAACTTGTTTCCAATTCGTGGGTGGATGGCTACTACATGCGCCCACGTACCGATCGTGCCGATCTGGAGAAGTATCATGAGGGACTGATAGTCTGTTCGGCTTGTATTGCCGGTGAAGTGCCTAAGAAAATTCTTAATGGCGATATTGCCGGTGCCCGTGAGGCGATAGAATGGTATCATAACCTTTTCGGTGACGACTATTACTTGGAGTTGCAGCGCCATGAGGTAAAAGACCCAACCATCCGTGCCAACCGTGAGACATTCCCTTTGCAGCAACAAGCCAATAAGGTGCTGATTGAATTGGCTCATGAATATGGCATCAAACTGATTTGTTCGAACGATGTACACTTCGTAGAGCAGGAGAATGCCGAGGCTCATGACCACCTGCTTTGTTTGTCAACGGGTAAGGATTTGGATGATCCCACGCGTATGCTTTACTCCAAACAGGAGTGGTTCAAGACAAAAGCCGAGATGAACGAGATATTCTCGGATGTGCCTGAAGCTTTGAGCAATACTTTGGAGATTCTTGACAAAATTGAAATCTACTCCATCGATCACGACCCAATCATGCCTTTCTTCCCCATTCCTGAATCGTTTGGTACTGAGGAAGAGTGGCGAAAGCGTATCACCGAGGAACAACTCTATGAAGAGTTTACACGCGATGAGAATGGTCAGAATCCTATGCCGCGTGAGGAGGGTGAGAAGAAAATCAATAAACTGGGCGGTTACGACAAACTCTATCGCATTAAGTTTGAGGCCGACTATCTGGCTGAACTTGCCTATCGTGGAGCCAAACAACGCTATTCACCCGATGAGGAGATAAAACTGGAGCAGGTGAAGGTGGAAACCGAAAATCCCGATGCCTCATTCTTTGTGCTTCGGTCTTCACTCCCCAAGGACGTAGATGATCGTATCCGTTTCGAACTGCACATCATGAAGACCATGGGTTTCCCAGGTTACTTCCTCATTGTGCAAGACTTTATCAACTCTGCCCGTGACGAACTTGATGTATGGGTAGGCCCTGGTCGTGGATCTGCAGCAGGTTCGGTAGTGGCCTATTGTCTGGGTATCACCAAGATTGACCCGCTGAAGTATGACCTGCTGTTCGAACGTTTTCTGAACCCGGACCGTATTTCTCTCCCTGATATTGATACCGACTTTGACGATGATGGTCGCGGAAAGGTACTGAAATGGGTAATGGATAAGTATGGACATGAGAACTGTGCGCATATCATTACCTATGCCTCAATGGCCACGAAGAACTCTATTAAGGACGTGGCCCGTGTAGAAAAGCTGCCACTTGCACAATCGAACGCCCTTTGCAAGGCCATCCCTGACCGACTGCCTGATGGCTTGAAGATGAACCTTAGCAATGCCATCAAATGCACTCCTGAGTTGAGAGAAGCTGAGGCGTCAAACGATCCGGTGCTGGCCAATACCATTAAGTATGCCAAAATGCTGGAGGGAACCGTGCGTGGTACTGGTATCCATGCCTGCGGATTCATCATCTGTCGTGATCCTATCAGCGATTGGGTGCCTGTTTCTACAGCCGATGACCCAGACTTCAAAGATACAAAAACCAACTGTACGCAGTACGATGGTCACGTAATTGAATCTACGGGACTCATCAAGATGGACTTCCTTGGACTGAAAACTCTTTCAGAGTTGAAGGAAGCTTGTGCCAATATCAAACTCACGCGTGGAATTGATGTTGACCTTGATCATATCCCTATCGACGACCCCAAGACCTATGAACTTTATCAGCAGGGACGAACCATTGGTACCTTCCAGTTTGAGTCGGCGGGTATGCAGAAGTATCTTCGTGAATTGCATCCAACAGTTTTTGAGGACCTTATTGCCATGAACGCCCTCTATCGTCCAGGCCCTATGGACTATATTCCACAGTTCATTGCCCGAAAGAACGGTCGTGAGGAGATTACCTATCCTATTCCTTGTATGGAGAAATACCTGAAGGATACCTATGGTATTACGGTCTATCAGGAGCAGGTGATGTTGCTCTCTCGTCAGTTGGCCGACTTTACCCGTGGTGAGAGTGACGCTTTGCGTAAAGCTATGGGTAAGAAGAAGATTGAGATCGTAAACGCCATGAAGCCGAAGTTCATTGAGGGCGGAAAGAAGAATGGGCACGATCCGAAAATTCTGGAGCAGATCTGGGCCGACTGGGAGAAGTTCGCTTCCTACGCTTTTAATAAGTCGCATGCTGCCTGCTACTCGTGGGTGGCCTATCAGACGGCTTACATCAAGGCTAACTATCCTGCCGAGTATATGGCAGCTATCATGACGCGCCGCCGTGATCAGATTACTGAAATCACCAAACTGATGGATGAATGTAAGCAGATGGGCATTGCTACGCTAGGTCCTGATGTGAACGAGTCGTACCTGAAGTTCGGTGTGAACCATAAAGGCGAGATTCGTTTTGGACTGGCTGCTATCAAAGGTATGGGCGATTCGGTGGCTGAAGCAATCATCAATGAACGTAATCAGAATGGTCCTTTCACCAGTATCTTCAATTTTGCTGAGCGTGTGTCGCTGAGTGTGAACCGCAAGGCTTTCGAATCGTTGGCTTTGAGTGGAGGTTTTGATTCGTTTGGCATCCGCCGAGAGGTTTTCTTTGCCGAAAACAGTAAGGGCGAAACATTCCTCGACTCGTTGGTTCGCTATGGTCAGAATTATGCTCAAGCCAAGAACGAAGCGGTGAACTCTCTATTTGGTGGGTTCGATAGTGTTGAGATCGCTACTCCTCCCATCCCAAAGACCGATGAGCGCTGGAGCGACATCGAACGACTGAATAAAGAGCGTGATCTGGTGGGCATCTATCTTTCTGCTCATCCTCTCGATGAGTATAAGATAGTGCTCGACAATCTGTGCAATGCACGTTGTGATGAACTGGCTGATAGGGGCGCAGCCCTTAAAGATCGTGAGGAGATCACCTTGGGCGGCATCGTAACGAGTGTACAGACACGTTTCGGAAAAGACAACAAACCGTGGGGAATCATCACCCTCGAAGATTTCAATGGATCGGGCGAGTTGGTGTTCTTTGGCGATGACTGGGTGAATATGAATGGAAAGTTTATTGAGGGGGCTGCCGTCTATGTCACTGGAAAGATGCAGTCGCGTTTCTACAATTCCGATCAGAAATCGCTGAAGGTGACCAATGTTGAGCTTCTTCAGACTGTTAAGGAGAAAGCAATCGACCGCATCACTATATCGATGAATACGGATACTTTGGACGACAGCATTGTGACCGAACTGACTGAGCTTATTTCTGAACACCCAGGCAAAACGAAACTCTTCTTCCAGTTGAGAGATTCTTCAGGAAAACGTCATGTGCTGCTGCGCTCGCAGAAGATGATGGTGGATGTGCGCCATTCGCTCATTGACTATATAGAACGAACGGAATCGCTCGACTATAAGATTAACTAA
- a CDS encoding thioredoxin family protein, whose amino-acid sequence MKRLFTLITLAVLLVTASSFAQGQLQGRPLSKQHVEQLAKVAGKDMKVKPSLKAQQMQKSMDVQKGLRQSVTAHNLLTKKPLVKKHSATSRRASTAVINETPEGKQVCYERSGEAYYVTLGYVFQTTLSGAVGNVVFGDNNKVYIQNLVSQAGANTWTVGTLNGSTITIQLPQTAIAFESYGYNLEVAKVKTSGNTYVKDNNQTLVLNYDAATGNISMKDGDTVGLVYDDDDSWSGYADWNASFKTVTDPLVEAPANLQTEVYSLSADGFSGTLVNVGFDGNDVYVQGVDPNLPENWIKGTIDGNKATFKNGQYIGADLIAGYHQYLVSATAEEAYDEYSEEYYTEYELNDADITFDFDSNKKTLSNGSTFLINAGKEEVAYAFTLDKSKMEPFTEVAATPANPENIELYEGGINYYLSGYGWGSIAADINTKDVDGNYIMPEKLSYAIWVKVNGEEKQLSLSWDDYASQEVEKMDELPFGYKDNWDIYADGTTHTAYYYVIGPEAYGVQAIYRGAGEERRSEIVWAEVTELGADVQPAAATPAYPEVTIGENDNRINYGFFTGEENINSASNNYKTETYDVAIKLSEPALVGTAIESITFPLQEIEGVSDIKAFVTSQLRVENGKNTPDLAVKDITPTEAGFITVKLEKPYQIPEGGVYVGYSFTINDTESELNAAPVAITDQMNDGGFYLHTSDGFLKWLNVSDIYNGSSMITVTVGGSNLKSDAASLEENNTKYVKSGEAFELPLTIVNHGAKGIQSIDVEYSVNGKNGTQHIATTVIPFFGKKNTVTLNVPAIAERGNYTLTAKVAKVNGVANEDANSSATTDLIVLNTVPKHRVLLEEYTGFWCGYCPRGYVALEKLAELYPDDYVLVSYHNGDELEILDSSKFPSAVGGFPDAWMERSVELDAYYGSGNNEFGIVNDLEEQSKEFGIADIKVTPTLNATGTTVSVKTEVTFPFDVENGKYALEYILVHDGLSDKSWGQSNYYSNGAQGYPKFMDDFTTTSEGTVFGLTFNDVAVKTSTIGGIRNSIPATVQADAPVAHNYSFQLSAVKNTSNQSIIQDKSKLKVVALLINTATGEVVNANKANVTNPSGIADMSADLKNAQVTYYDLSGRKVAKPANGMFIKTVRTNGGQTISEKVLVK is encoded by the coding sequence ATGAAAAGACTTTTTACTCTGATTACGCTGGCTGTCCTTTTGGTGACAGCAAGTAGTTTTGCACAGGGACAGTTACAAGGTCGTCCCCTGTCAAAACAACACGTTGAGCAACTCGCAAAAGTTGCAGGTAAGGACATGAAAGTGAAGCCATCACTGAAGGCGCAACAAATGCAAAAGAGCATGGATGTTCAAAAAGGCCTGCGCCAGTCAGTAACCGCTCACAACCTGCTGACCAAGAAACCGCTGGTCAAGAAGCACTCTGCTACTTCACGCCGTGCAAGCACAGCTGTTATTAACGAAACGCCCGAAGGAAAACAGGTATGCTACGAGCGTAGTGGTGAAGCCTATTACGTCACACTTGGATATGTATTCCAGACCACCCTTTCTGGCGCTGTAGGCAATGTAGTGTTTGGCGACAACAACAAAGTCTATATTCAGAATCTGGTTTCTCAGGCAGGTGCCAACACCTGGACCGTGGGTACCCTCAATGGTTCGACCATCACTATCCAGCTGCCACAGACAGCTATTGCTTTCGAAAGCTATGGCTACAATTTGGAGGTTGCCAAAGTCAAGACAAGCGGAAACACCTACGTTAAGGACAACAATCAGACCCTCGTACTTAATTACGATGCAGCCACTGGCAACATCTCTATGAAGGATGGTGACACAGTAGGCTTGGTCTATGACGATGACGACTCTTGGTCTGGCTATGCCGACTGGAACGCTTCGTTTAAGACGGTGACCGATCCATTGGTTGAAGCTCCCGCGAATCTGCAGACCGAAGTGTATTCATTATCAGCTGACGGTTTCAGCGGTACATTGGTGAATGTTGGCTTCGATGGCAACGATGTCTATGTACAAGGTGTTGATCCCAACCTGCCAGAGAACTGGATAAAGGGTACCATTGATGGCAACAAGGCAACATTCAAGAACGGTCAGTATATCGGTGCCGACCTTATTGCCGGCTATCATCAGTATTTAGTGTCAGCAACTGCCGAAGAAGCCTATGATGAATACTCTGAAGAGTATTACACCGAGTACGAGCTCAACGATGCCGACATCACTTTTGATTTTGATTCCAACAAGAAAACACTCTCTAACGGTTCTACATTCCTTATTAATGCAGGCAAAGAGGAAGTTGCCTATGCCTTCACACTTGACAAGTCTAAAATGGAACCTTTTACTGAGGTGGCTGCAACTCCTGCCAACCCAGAGAATATCGAACTCTACGAAGGCGGAATCAACTATTACCTCAGCGGTTATGGATGGGGATCCATTGCTGCCGACATCAACACAAAGGATGTGGATGGCAACTATATTATGCCTGAGAAACTCTCATATGCCATCTGGGTAAAGGTGAACGGTGAAGAGAAACAGCTCTCTTTATCATGGGATGACTATGCAAGTCAGGAGGTAGAGAAGATGGACGAGCTGCCTTTCGGTTATAAAGACAACTGGGACATCTATGCTGACGGAACCACACACACCGCATATTATTATGTGATCGGTCCTGAGGCTTATGGTGTTCAGGCCATCTATCGTGGTGCCGGTGAGGAGCGTCGTTCAGAGATAGTCTGGGCCGAAGTAACTGAACTGGGCGCTGATGTTCAGCCCGCTGCTGCAACACCCGCATATCCTGAAGTAACTATCGGTGAAAACGACAACCGCATCAACTACGGTTTCTTCACAGGCGAGGAGAATATCAACAGCGCATCAAACAACTACAAGACTGAGACATACGATGTAGCCATCAAACTGTCTGAGCCTGCTCTCGTGGGTACTGCCATTGAAAGCATTACCTTCCCCTTGCAGGAAATTGAAGGTGTTTCCGACATCAAAGCATTCGTAACCTCACAACTGCGTGTTGAGAACGGCAAGAACACTCCCGACCTGGCTGTAAAGGATATCACTCCTACCGAAGCCGGTTTCATCACCGTTAAACTCGAAAAGCCTTACCAGATTCCTGAAGGAGGTGTATATGTGGGCTACTCATTCACCATCAACGATACTGAGAGCGAATTGAATGCCGCTCCTGTAGCTATCACCGACCAGATGAACGACGGCGGCTTCTACCTCCACACTTCTGACGGCTTCCTGAAGTGGTTGAATGTTTCAGATATATACAACGGCAGTTCAATGATCACCGTTACTGTAGGTGGCAGCAATTTGAAGAGCGATGCTGCTTCTTTGGAAGAAAACAATACTAAATATGTTAAGAGTGGTGAAGCTTTCGAACTTCCTCTCACGATTGTTAATCATGGTGCCAAAGGTATTCAGTCGATCGACGTTGAATATAGCGTAAACGGCAAGAACGGCACACAGCACATTGCAACAACCGTCATTCCTTTCTTTGGTAAGAAAAACACCGTGACACTCAATGTTCCTGCTATTGCAGAGCGCGGTAACTATACTCTGACTGCCAAGGTTGCCAAGGTGAACGGAGTTGCCAATGAGGATGCCAACAGCAGCGCTACCACCGACCTGATTGTTCTGAACACGGTTCCTAAACATCGCGTACTGCTTGAAGAGTACACCGGTTTCTGGTGCGGATATTGCCCCCGCGGATATGTTGCTTTGGAGAAGTTGGCCGAGCTCTATCCCGATGACTATGTACTCGTAAGCTATCACAACGGCGATGAACTGGAGATTCTGGATTCAAGCAAATTCCCCTCTGCTGTTGGAGGCTTCCCCGATGCATGGATGGAGCGCTCTGTAGAGTTGGATGCCTATTATGGTAGCGGAAACAACGAGTTTGGCATTGTTAACGACCTGGAGGAGCAGAGCAAGGAATTTGGTATTGCCGACATTAAGGTAACTCCTACCCTCAATGCTACAGGAACTACTGTGTCTGTGAAGACTGAGGTCACCTTCCCCTTCGATGTAGAGAATGGAAAATATGCCCTTGAATATATCCTCGTACACGATGGACTGAGCGATAAATCATGGGGACAGAGCAACTATTACAGTAACGGCGCTCAAGGTTATCCTAAGTTCATGGACGACTTCACAACGACCTCTGAAGGAACAGTCTTTGGCCTGACATTCAACGATGTGGCTGTGAAGACCTCAACTATCGGCGGTATCAGAAACAGTATTCCTGCAACTGTGCAAGCTGATGCTCCTGTTGCTCATAACTACAGCTTCCAGTTGTCGGCTGTAAAGAACACCAGCAATCAGTCAATCATTCAGGACAAGAGCAAGCTGAAGGTGGTTGCCCTGCTCATTAACACCGCTACTGGTGAGGTAGTGAACGCCAATAAGGCCAATGTGACCAACCCTTCAGGTATTGCTGATATGAGCGCAGACTTGAAGAATGCTCAGGTAACTTACTACGACCTTTCTGGTCGCAAGGTGGCTAAGCCTGCCAACGGCATGTTCATCAAGACTGTACGCACCAATGGCGGACAGACCATAAGCGAGAAGGTTCTGGTTAAATAG
- a CDS encoding Omp28 family outer membrane lipoprotein: MNKLYILLALLPLFFSCDHIDEADRLIEVSIDNTGENAIYKNILIEDFTGQRCVNCPKGSQAIEQLQESDFGSRIVAVGIHSGPFGKNASGTKLLSLATQTGCDYFDYWKVEAQPGALINRQKPILYTVLDWTTEVGKQLATKANLSIVAEAKVNGSNIDITVSEKAIENVAGKLQVWVIEDNIVDIQTMPDAPDENPDWTGGNKRDYVHNHVFRTSVNDPMGDDFSINKDEEKQQSFVQALDAAWNPANLSVVVFVYNDNGVEQVVKSKVESLTQK; the protein is encoded by the coding sequence ATGAATAAACTATATATTCTTTTAGCCCTTCTTCCTTTATTCTTTTCCTGCGACCACATTGACGAGGCCGACAGACTGATTGAAGTAAGTATTGACAACACTGGCGAGAATGCCATCTACAAGAATATCCTGATTGAAGACTTTACAGGACAGCGCTGCGTGAACTGTCCGAAAGGCAGTCAAGCCATCGAACAACTTCAGGAGAGTGACTTCGGCAGTCGCATCGTAGCAGTGGGAATCCATTCTGGTCCTTTCGGAAAGAATGCTTCGGGCACCAAGCTACTGTCTTTGGCCACTCAGACAGGCTGTGACTATTTCGACTATTGGAAGGTAGAAGCCCAACCGGGCGCTCTCATCAACCGTCAGAAGCCCATTCTCTATACCGTACTCGACTGGACTACAGAAGTTGGAAAGCAACTTGCCACCAAAGCGAACCTTTCAATCGTTGCAGAAGCCAAGGTAAATGGCAGCAATATTGACATCACGGTGAGCGAGAAAGCCATTGAGAATGTAGCCGGCAAACTGCAGGTATGGGTGATTGAAGACAACATTGTGGATATTCAGACGATGCCGGATGCTCCTGATGAAAATCCCGACTGGACTGGTGGCAACAAGCGCGATTACGTTCACAATCACGTGTTCCGTACTTCTGTTAACGACCCGATGGGCGATGATTTCTCTATCAACAAGGATGAGGAAAAACAACAGAGCTTTGTTCAGGCCCTTGACGCTGCGTGGAACCCTGCCAACCTCAGCGTTGTGGTCTTCGTTTACAACGACAATGGGGTTGAACAAGTAGTAAAGTCAAAAGTTGAATCATTAACACAAAAATAA